The following are encoded together in the Paludisphaera mucosa genome:
- a CDS encoding heparin lyase I family protein, with amino-acid sequence MKPCSRHGRPAFVVLLAAAFLQPAAADILFRGDFETGDFRQFSGRSRNARPGDVEVAADVVHSGKYAGRFTIHEDDVFNARQLRAQANGPKVTVQEGTDTFVSFYMYMKEPPQDRDNFFYWEGSPPPGWNNVMTWWVEPKKDRAGAVVKFGTGNLGRKGVHWEADFEVGRWHQLGMHIHWSEDPAKGRVKLWWDGEPVLDKPVQTKGPQTAYFSQPGIHRDPHSRSVDTIYFDDILCATTLEEIEIRKPGPAKPE; translated from the coding sequence ATGAAACCATGTTCCCGGCATGGCCGTCCGGCGTTCGTCGTCCTGCTGGCCGCGGCCTTTCTGCAGCCGGCGGCGGCCGACATCCTCTTCCGGGGCGACTTCGAGACCGGCGACTTCCGGCAGTTCTCCGGCAGGAGCCGGAACGCCAGGCCGGGGGACGTCGAGGTCGCCGCCGACGTCGTCCACTCCGGGAAGTACGCCGGCCGCTTCACGATCCACGAGGACGACGTCTTCAACGCGAGGCAGTTGCGCGCCCAGGCGAACGGCCCCAAGGTCACGGTGCAGGAAGGGACCGACACCTTCGTCTCGTTTTACATGTACATGAAAGAGCCCCCCCAGGACCGCGACAACTTCTTCTACTGGGAAGGGAGCCCGCCGCCGGGCTGGAACAACGTGATGACCTGGTGGGTCGAGCCCAAAAAGGACCGCGCCGGCGCGGTCGTCAAGTTCGGCACCGGCAACCTGGGCCGGAAGGGCGTCCACTGGGAGGCGGATTTCGAGGTCGGCCGATGGCACCAGCTCGGCATGCACATCCACTGGTCGGAAGACCCCGCCAAGGGCCGCGTCAAGCTCTGGTGGGACGGCGAGCCGGTGCTCGACAAGCCGGTTCAGACGAAGGGTCCGCAGACCGCCTACTTCTCGCAGCCGGGGATCCATCGCGACCCCCACTCCAGGTCGGTCGACACCATCTACTTCGACGACATCCTCTGCGCCACGACGCTCGAAGAGATCGAGATCCGCAAGCCGGGGCCGGCGAAGCCGGAATGA
- a CDS encoding O-methyltransferase → MNAHTTALALLAAALLAPALSFAQDANLQKPALAKDDGEKRILETIVEARKGQRYANVSEADGRLMRQLVEAVNAKRVVELGTSTGESGLYFSLALRKTGGKLYTHDIDPGRVEVAKANFKKAGVEDLIVITMGDAHETAPKNTEPIDVLFIDAEKPGYDAYLRELLPLVRPGGLILAHNMHTPAPNPKYVEAITTNPDLDTSFLLMDGAGLGVTLKKR, encoded by the coding sequence ATGAACGCCCATACGACGGCCCTGGCCCTGCTGGCCGCGGCCTTGCTCGCCCCCGCGTTGAGCTTCGCCCAGGACGCGAACCTCCAGAAGCCCGCCCTGGCGAAGGACGACGGCGAGAAGCGGATTTTGGAGACGATCGTCGAGGCCCGCAAGGGGCAGCGGTATGCGAACGTCTCGGAGGCCGACGGCCGGCTGATGCGGCAGCTCGTCGAGGCGGTGAACGCCAAGCGGGTCGTCGAACTGGGCACGTCGACGGGCGAGTCGGGGCTGTACTTCTCGCTGGCCCTGCGCAAGACCGGCGGCAAGCTCTACACCCACGACATCGACCCCGGCCGGGTCGAGGTCGCCAAGGCGAACTTCAAGAAGGCGGGCGTCGAGGACCTGATCGTCATCACCATGGGCGACGCCCACGAGACGGCCCCCAAGAACACCGAGCCCATCGACGTCCTGTTCATCGACGCCGAGAAGCCGGGCTACGACGCCTACCTCCGCGAGCTGCTCCCGCTCGTCCGCCCCGGCGGCCTGATCCTCGCCCACAACATGCACACCCCGGCCCCCAACCCGAAGTACGTCGAGGCCATCACCACCAACCCCGACCTGGACACCTCGTTCCTCCTCATGGACGGCGCCGGGCTCGGCGTCACCCTCAAGAAGCGCTGA
- a CDS encoding cellulase family glycosylhydrolase, translating to MRRTRTTFAGIVAIAAIALAGTPSRGDDGPWPVARAKAWGEAHPWLVGCNYCTSSAINQLEMWQAETFDLPAVDRELGWAHELGFNSMRVFLHDIPYKQDPEGFLKRIDAFLAVADRHEIGVMLVLFDGVWDTDPKPGKQREPKPGLHNSGWVQSPGRAILGDPARHDELRPYVVGVVGRFKDDPRVHAWDLFNELDNPNANSYGSTELKDKADRALDLLKKELAWIRPLNPSQPLTMGVWKNDLTDPAKLTPINKFQIDQSDVISFHNYNPPDRMKADVDALKKYGRPVLCTEYMARPNGSRFDPILGYLKKEGVGAYNWGFIDGKSQTIYPWDSWKKPYAAEPPVWFHDVLRRDGKPYDPAEVGYIKSVTGAAK from the coding sequence ATGAGACGCACGCGCACCACGTTCGCGGGAATCGTCGCGATCGCCGCAATCGCCCTCGCCGGCACGCCCTCCCGGGGCGACGACGGCCCCTGGCCGGTCGCCCGGGCCAAAGCCTGGGGCGAGGCCCACCCCTGGCTCGTCGGCTGCAACTACTGCACCAGTTCGGCCATCAACCAGCTCGAGATGTGGCAGGCCGAGACCTTCGACCTCCCCGCCGTCGACCGCGAGCTGGGCTGGGCCCATGAGCTGGGCTTCAACAGCATGCGCGTCTTCCTGCACGACATCCCCTACAAGCAGGATCCCGAGGGCTTCTTGAAGCGGATCGACGCGTTCCTCGCGGTCGCCGACCGCCACGAGATCGGCGTCATGCTCGTCCTCTTCGACGGGGTCTGGGACACCGACCCGAAGCCCGGCAAGCAGCGCGAGCCGAAGCCCGGCCTGCACAACTCGGGGTGGGTCCAGAGCCCCGGCCGGGCGATCCTCGGCGACCCCGCGCGGCACGACGAGCTTAGGCCCTACGTCGTCGGCGTCGTCGGCCGCTTCAAGGACGACCCCCGCGTCCACGCCTGGGACCTCTTCAACGAGCTGGACAACCCCAACGCCAACAGCTACGGCTCGACCGAGCTGAAGGACAAGGCCGACCGGGCGCTCGACCTCCTCAAGAAGGAACTCGCCTGGATCCGCCCGCTGAACCCCAGCCAGCCCCTGACCATGGGCGTCTGGAAGAACGACCTGACCGACCCGGCGAAGCTGACGCCCATCAACAAGTTCCAGATCGACCAGTCCGACGTGATCAGCTTCCACAACTACAACCCGCCCGACCGGATGAAGGCCGACGTCGACGCCCTCAAGAAGTACGGCCGCCCCGTCCTCTGCACCGAGTACATGGCCCGGCCCAACGGCAGCCGGTTCGACCCGATCCTCGGCTACCTCAAGAAGGAGGGCGTGGGGGCGTATAACTGGGGCTTCATCGACGGCAAGAGCCAGACCATCTACCCCTGGGACTCGTGGAAGAAGCCCTACGCCGCCGAGCCCCCCGTCTGGTTCCACGACGTCCTCCGCCGCGACGGCAAGCCCTACGACCCGGCCGAGGTCGGCTACATCAAGTCGGTCACCGGCGCCGCGAAGTGA
- a CDS encoding acetyltransferase, with product MTVSIRPLAAGDLEALGRFLTSGFQTPADAEFAAVDVLRWKYLESQGDVAEPAPRSLVAVDEAGAIVGHVGFVPTAFAGPGLPAPVPALHMIDWLGSREHRSLGASLMRRAHEAAPVQFGLGGSDAGRSVIRRGGYDSMPSVTVHERILNPLRWLRAGGRSPGKAARASRDLARRLIHQPRTADARLELEPVSSFGPEVVEVVRAASRFAVVAARTPERLNYALRYPRQAPAGLLVRDADRRVRGFALVNSIPRDGGRIVLGRVVDLLLDDDDPDAWHAALLLLSRELARRGADVAQAFAAPPWTVEALRRAGFISRHPLDFRLRDRQALLPRDRPFYLTPIEADYAYT from the coding sequence ATGACCGTCTCGATCCGTCCCCTGGCCGCCGGCGACCTGGAGGCCCTGGGGCGGTTCCTGACCTCGGGGTTCCAGACGCCGGCCGACGCCGAGTTCGCGGCGGTCGACGTCCTGCGCTGGAAGTACCTGGAGTCGCAGGGGGACGTCGCCGAGCCGGCCCCGCGGAGCCTGGTGGCGGTCGACGAGGCGGGCGCGATCGTGGGGCACGTGGGGTTCGTGCCGACGGCCTTCGCGGGCCCGGGGCTTCCCGCCCCCGTCCCGGCGCTGCACATGATCGACTGGCTGGGCTCGCGCGAGCACCGCTCGCTCGGCGCCAGCCTGATGCGGCGGGCGCACGAGGCGGCCCCGGTCCAGTTCGGCCTGGGGGGGAGCGACGCCGGCCGCTCGGTCATCCGCCGCGGGGGGTATGACTCGATGCCGTCGGTGACGGTCCACGAGCGCATCCTCAACCCGCTCCGCTGGCTCCGCGCCGGCGGCCGATCGCCGGGGAAGGCCGCGCGGGCCTCGCGCGACCTCGCCCGCCGCCTCATCCACCAGCCTCGCACGGCGGACGCCCGCCTGGAGCTGGAGCCGGTCTCGTCGTTCGGGCCCGAGGTCGTCGAGGTCGTCCGGGCCGCCTCGCGATTCGCCGTCGTCGCCGCCCGCACGCCCGAGCGGCTGAATTACGCATTGCGGTACCCCCGGCAGGCGCCCGCGGGCCTCCTCGTCCGCGACGCGGATCGACGCGTGCGCGGGTTCGCCCTGGTGAATTCGATCCCACGCGACGGCGGCCGGATCGTCCTCGGCCGGGTGGTCGACCTGCTCCTCGACGACGACGACCCCGACGCCTGGCACGCCGCCCTGCTCCTCCTCTCCCGCGAGCTGGCCCGCCGCGGCGCCGACGTGGCCCAGGCGTTCGCCGCCCCGCCCTGGACCGTCGAGGCCCTCCGCCGCGCCGGGTTCATCTCCCGCCATCCGCTCGACTTCCGCCTCCGCGACCGCCAGGCCCTCCTGCCCCGCGACCGGCCGTTCTACCTGACGCCGATCGAGGCGGATTACGCCTACACCTGA
- a CDS encoding ATP-dependent 6-phosphofructokinase: MTQKDLAVKSLGECRVDSPLLPLLERRERSYYNVDESDRVLFDDTASALVARGAPIDEIPGFEPAGPRRKIYFDPSKARAGIVTCGGLCPGFNDVIRALVMELHFAYGVRRIHGFCNGYQGFIPKYKRPVLELTPQSVSRINELGGTILGTSRGQQDPAEIVDCLERMGINLLFVIGGDGTLRGAQTISREVESRGSRIAVVGIPKTIDNDIMFIDQSFGFQTAFSVAADVIRTAHAEAKASPNGVGLVKVMGRHSGFIACYASLAHNDANFVLIPEVPFALAGAGGFLEAIKDRVRSTGHSVVVIAEGAGQDLMGAHAGADASGNAKLGDVGVFLKDRITESFAADGLELNLKYFDPSYLVRSVKANPFDAVYCLRLAHNAVHAAMAGRTEVVVSRWHGRFVLLPIPLAVRDRHTVDPNGDLWMSVLESTGQPQVFG, encoded by the coding sequence ATCACCCAGAAGGATCTCGCGGTCAAATCGCTCGGGGAGTGCCGGGTCGATTCGCCGCTGCTGCCGCTCCTGGAGCGGCGCGAGCGGAGCTATTACAACGTCGACGAGTCCGACCGGGTGCTGTTCGACGACACGGCCTCGGCGCTGGTCGCGCGGGGGGCGCCGATCGACGAGATCCCCGGGTTCGAGCCGGCGGGGCCGCGGCGCAAGATCTACTTCGACCCGTCCAAGGCCCGCGCGGGGATCGTGACGTGCGGCGGGCTCTGCCCGGGGTTCAACGACGTCATCCGGGCGCTGGTGATGGAGCTGCACTTCGCCTACGGGGTGCGGCGGATCCACGGGTTCTGCAACGGCTACCAGGGGTTCATCCCCAAGTACAAGAGGCCCGTGCTGGAGCTGACGCCGCAGTCGGTGAGCCGGATCAACGAGCTGGGTGGGACGATCCTGGGGACCTCGCGGGGCCAGCAGGACCCGGCCGAGATCGTCGACTGCCTGGAGCGGATGGGGATCAACCTGCTGTTCGTGATCGGCGGCGACGGCACGCTCCGCGGGGCCCAGACGATCAGCCGCGAGGTCGAGTCGCGGGGGTCGAGGATCGCGGTCGTCGGGATCCCCAAGACGATCGACAACGACATCATGTTCATCGACCAGAGCTTCGGCTTCCAGACGGCCTTCTCGGTCGCCGCCGACGTGATCCGGACGGCCCACGCCGAGGCCAAGGCGTCGCCCAACGGGGTCGGCCTGGTCAAGGTGATGGGCCGGCACTCGGGGTTCATCGCCTGCTACGCCTCGCTCGCCCACAACGACGCCAACTTCGTCCTCATCCCCGAGGTCCCCTTCGCCCTCGCCGGCGCGGGGGGCTTCCTGGAGGCCATCAAGGACCGGGTGCGGTCGACGGGGCACTCGGTCGTCGTGATCGCCGAGGGCGCGGGCCAGGACCTGATGGGGGCGCACGCCGGGGCCGACGCCTCGGGCAACGCCAAGCTCGGCGACGTGGGCGTCTTCCTGAAGGACCGCATCACCGAGTCGTTCGCCGCCGACGGCCTGGAGCTGAACCTCAAGTACTTCGACCCCAGCTACCTCGTCCGCAGCGTGAAGGCCAACCCGTTCGACGCCGTCTACTGCCTGCGCCTGGCCCACAACGCCGTCCACGCGGCGATGGCCGGCCGCACCGAGGTCGTCGTCAGCCGCTGGCACGGCCGGTTCGTCCTGCTCCCCATCCCCCTCGCCGTCCGCGACCGCCACACCGTCGACCCCAACGGCGACCTCTGGATGTCCGTCCTGGAATCCACCGGCCAGCCCCAGGTCTTCGGCTGA